In Luteipulveratus mongoliensis, the DNA window CAAGCGAGAGGGCTACTTCTGATGACGGTGCTCACCGAGAGGCCGGCGCCCACGCCGGACGAGAACGCCCCCGCCGCTGCGGGCCAGCTGCGCTTGGTCGTTGCCGGGTCGGTCGATGACGGCAAGTCCACCCTGGTGGGCCGGTTGCTGCACGACACCAAGTCGATCCTGGCCGACCAGTACGACGCGCTTGAGCACGTCAGCCGTAACCGCGGTGCTGATGGTTTCGACCTGGCACTGCTGACCGATGGCCTGCGCGCCGAGCGTGAGCAGGGCATCACGATCGATGTCGCCTACCGCTACTTCGCGACGCCGCGGCGCTCGTTCGTCCTGGCTGACACGCCCGGGCACGTCCAGTACACCCGCAACACGGTGACCGGTGCGTCCACGGCAGATGCCGCGGTGATCCTGGTCGATGTCCGCAACGGCGTCTCGGTCCAGACTCGTCGGCACGCTGCGGTGATGTCCCTGTTGCGCGTCCCGCACGTGGTGTTCGCGGTCAACAAGATGGACGCTGTCGAGTGGGACCAAGCACGGTTCGATGAGGTCGTGGCCGATGTGCGACGGGTGGCCAAGCGGGTCGGTCTGGACCAGATCGAGGTCGTGCCCGTGTCGGCGCTGACCGGCGAGGGTGTCGCGGCACCGGGCCCGGACTGGGTCGAGGGGCCGACGCTGCTCAGCCTGCTCGAGCAGCTGCCGGCGCGCCGGTCGTTGACCGATGAGGCGCTGCGGTTCGCGGTGCAGCTGGTGCTGCGCCCGCGTACCGATGACCACCCGGACTACCGGGGACTCGCAGGACGGGTCGGCTCCGGGACGGTCCGGGTCGGGGACGAGGTCGTGGCGCAACCGAGCGGTCTGCGCTCGACCGTGGCCGCGATCGACGGCCCGCGAGGCGAGCAGGCCGAGGCGACGGCGGGCCAGTCGGTCACGTTGCGTCTGGCCGACGAGCTCGACGTGGCTCGCGGTGAGGTGCTCTCCAGCGCGCAGGACCAGGCCGGTGTCGTCCGCGTCATCGAGGGCGTCCTGTGCTGGCTGAGCGAGGACGCCGGGCGCGACCGGCAGCGGGTTCTGGTCAAGGTCGGTACTCGCGTCACTCGCGGGCTCATCGGCCCGGTCGAGGAGCGTTGGCACGTCGATGACCAGCGCTGGGACCGCGATGCCGCTCCACTGGAACTCAACGACATCGGTCGCGTCACCATCCAGCTCGCCGACCCGGTCGCTGTGGACGGCTACGCCCAGCACCGCCACACCGGCGGATTCCTCGTCATCGACCCCGACTCGGGAGTGACCCTGGCCGCGGGTATGGCCGGCGGCCACCTCGGTGAGCCGCAGCTGATGATCTGAGGCGCGCTCCGGCGTACTCCGGTCGTTCGGGACGTCGCCCGTTCTCCGTTAGAGTTTCGGTGCGGGTGCGCGTTCGCGCCTGCGTACAACTCGAGAACAGGGCTGACGATGAGCGCGACGGCACGGGCCGAGCAGGTCCATGGCGACGTGGCCTCGGCGGTCGAGCCGCTGGGGCTCCTCGTCGAGGACGTCGCGGTGACACCCGCGGGCAAACGACGCCTCGTGCGTGTCCTCGTGGACCGTGAGGTGACTCCGCTGCTGTCCGGTGACGACACGACCAGCCCGGTGGAGCCCCTCAGCCTGGACGAGGTCGCCGATGCGACCCGAGCCGTCAGCGATGCGCTCGACGCGTCGGACGTCATGGGCGATCAGCCCTACGTGCTCGAGGTCAGCTCACCAGGCACCGACCGCCCGCTGGCCGAGCCCCGGCACTTCCGACGCAACGTCGGTCGTCTCGTGGAGCTCACACCGACCGAGGGCGAGTCCCTCACAGGCCGCATCACCGCCGCGACCGACCGCGAGGTGACGTTGGAGGTGCCAGGACCCAAGGGGCGCCCCGGCACCACGCACACCGTGGCCTATGCCGACTGCGCCCAGGCCCGGGTCCAGGTCGAGTTCAACCGCGCTTCCGGGGCGACCGAGACGGCCCCCGACGACGAGAAGGACAGCTGATGGACATCGATATGGCGGCGCTGCGCGCGCTGGAGCGTGAGCGTGAGATCCCCATGGATGTCATCGTGCCGGCGATTGAGCAGGCGCTCTTGACGGCCTACCACCGCGAGGAGGGCACCTACCGCGCCGCGCGCGTCGAGCTCGACCGCAAGACCGGTCACGTCGTGGTGTGGGCCCGCGAGGACGGCGAGGTCGACGACGAGGGCATCCGCGGCGAGGCGGGGCCGGAGTTCGACGACACCCCGACCGGCTTCGGCCGTGTTGCTGCGTCGACGGCCAGGCAGGTCATCGTGCAGCGCATGCGCGACCTGGAGGACGAGGCGATCCTGGGCGATTTCCGCGGCCGGGAGGGCGACATCGTCGCTGGTGTGATCCAGCAGTCCAGCGACCCGCGTGTGGTGCGCGTCGACTTCGGCACGGTGGAGGGCATCCTCCCGTCGGCCGAGCAGGTGCCGGGGGAGAAGTACGTCCACGGCGAGCGGCTGCGCTGCTACGTCGTGAGTGTGAAGCGCGGTCCCAAGGGTCCGCAGATCGGCCTGTCGCGTACGCACCCCAACCTCGTCCGCAAGCTGTTCGCCCTAGAGGTCCCCGAGATTGCGGACGGGACCGTCCAGATCGCGGCCCTGGCGCGTGAGGCGGGGCACCGCACCAAGATCGCGGTGCACTCCAAGACGCCGGGCGTCAACGCCAAGGGCGCCTGCATCGGCCCCATGGGTAGCCGCGTGCGCGCGGTGATGACCGAGCTGCACGGCGAGAAGATCGACATCGTCGACTACTCAGAGGACCCGTCCGAGTTCGTGGCGGCGGCGCTGTCGCCCTCCCGGGTCCAGTCGGTCGAGGTCACCGACCCCAAGGCCCGGGCGGCCCGGGTCACGGTCCCCGACTTCCAGCTGAGCCTGGCCATTGGCAAGGAAGGCCAGAATGCGCGGCTGGCGGCCAAGCTGACCGGTTGGCGCATCGACATCCGGCCGGACACCCAGGACACCGCTCCTGCGGGCGCTGCTAAGGCACCCGTGGACGGCGACGCCTGAGCTTCGGGCTAGAATGGCTGAGACCGGTCACTTGCATGCCGTCCGGCAGCCCCCATTGCACGCCTCGCGGCGCACCTGTGTGGGCTGTCGCCGGAGAGATGACCGATCAGCACTGCTACGAGTGGTTGCCCTCGTGGTCGAGGGGTCCGCGGCTCACGCCGTCGCGGTGGTCCCCGACACCCGTGAGCGGCTGCCGGGCCGAGGGGCCTGGTTGCATCCCACGGCTGACTGCCTCGCAGAGGCGGATCGGCGCCGAGCCTTCGGTCGAGCGTTGCGTGTCAACGCCGCGCTGGACCTGAGTCGGCTCAGGGAATGGATCGAGCAGCAGTGATGTACGAAGGACACGCCTTGGCGACCGACGTCGAGGCAGACCGTAGGAAAGCGGGTTTGACGCTGATGAGCACCCGATGAGTACTCAGCAATGAGCACCCAGTACTGACGGTCTGTGCTGCCCGGCAAGATGCCGGCCCGGCCCGGACCGTCACGATTCCAGTTGAGGAGAAACGTGGCTAAGGTCCGGGTCCATGAGCTCGCCAAAGAGCTCGGAGTCGAGAGCAAGGAACTGCTCTCGTACTTGAAGGAGCAGGGAGAGTTCGTCAAGACGGCGAGCTCGACCATCGAGGCTCCTGTCGTTCGCAAGATCAAGGAAAACCCCCCGCCGTCGGCCAAGTCCGACGCGGCATCTTCGGCTGCCCCTGCCAAGGCAGCCCCCAAGCCCCCCGCCAAGAAGGCCGCCCCGGCGCCGGCGCCCAAGCCTGCTGCCGAGACTCCGGCACTGAAGGCTGCTGCGCCCGCACCGGTCACGCCCGCTGCGCCTGCACCTGCCGCGCCGGCAGCACCGGCTGCTGCGGCCGAGCCGGCTCGTCCTACGCCGTCGAAGGCTCCCGCCCCGGGACCCGCGAAGCCGGCGTCTGCTGCACCCAAGCCGGGTGCGAAGAAGGCTGCCCCGGCTACCCCCGAGGCTCCTGCGGCCGCTGCTGAGGCACCCGCTGCTGAGGCACCCGCTGTCGAGGCACCGTCCACGTCCGCGCCTGAGGCGCCGGCCGCTCGTGGCGGCGACGCACCCCGTCCAGGTGGCGCCCCGCGTCCCGCGACCCCGGGCCCGCGCCCGGCCGCGCCGGGTCCCCGCCCGGGCAACAACCCGTTCTCCTCCTCGCAGGGCATGCGTCGCGAGGGTGGTGGCGGCAACCCGCGTCCGGGCAATAACCCGTTCGCGACCAGCCAGGGCATGCCTCGCCCGGCCAGCGCTCGTGGCGGTGGTGGCGCGCCCGGTCAGGGCGGTCCCCGTCCTGCCGCTCCGCGTCCTGCCGGTCGCCCGGCCCAGGGTGGCGGCGGCCAGAGCGGTCCGGGCGGCCCCCGTCCTGCTGGTGGCGGCGGTGCCGGACGTCCGAACCCCGGCATGATGCCGGATCGTGCTGCAACGCCCCGTCCGGGCGAGCGTCCTGCTCGCCCCGGTGGCGGCCGTGGTGGTCCCGGTGGTGGCGGCGGCGCAGGCGGCGGTGGCTTCGCAGGCCGCGGCGGCTTCGGCGGTCGCCCCGGTGGCGGTCGTGGCCCTGGTGGTCGCGGCGGCACCCAGGGTGCGTTCGGTCGCGGTGGCGGCAAGGTCCGCGGTCGCAAGTCCAAGCGCGCGAAGCGCCAAGAGTTCGAGCAGATGTCAGCGCCCAGCCCGGGTGGCGTCACCGTTCCCCGCGGCAACGGATCCACCGTGGTGCGCGTTCGTCGCGGTGCGTCGCTGACCGACTTCGCCGACAAGATCGATGCCAACCCCGCCAGCCTGGTGACGGTGCTGTTCCACCTCGGTGAGATGGCCACCGCGACCCAGTCGCTGGACGAGGACACGTTCCGCCTGCTCGGTTCCGAGCTCGGTTACGACGTCCAGGTGGTCTCGCCGGAGGACGAGGAGAAGGAGCTGTTCAGCGCCTTCAACATCGACCTCGAGGCCGAGCTGGAGGGCGAGGGCGACGAGGAGCTCGAGGCGCGTCCGCCGGTCGTGACCGTCGTCGGCCACGTCGACCACGGTAAGACTCGCCTCCTGGACGCCATCCGCAACGCGGATGTCGCCGAGGGCGAGGCCGGTGGCATCACTCAGCACATCGGTGCCTACCAGGTCCACACCGACCACGAGGGCGTCGACCGCGCCATCACGTTCATTGACACCCCGGGTCACGAGGCCTTCACGGCGATGCGTGCCCGTGGTGCCAAAGTCACCGACATCGCGATCTTGGTCGTGGCGGCGGACGACGGCGTGATGCCGCAGACGATCGAGGCGCTCAACCACATGCAGGCGGCCGACGTGCCGATCGTGGTGGCCGTCAACAAGATCGATGTCGACGGGGCCAACCCGCAGAAGATCCGTCAGCAGCTGACCGAGTACAACCTGATCGCCGAGGAGTACGGCGGCGAGACGATGTTCGTCGACGTCTCCGCCAAGCAGGGTCAGAACATCGACGCGCTGCTCGAGGCCGTCCTGCTCACCGCGGACGCGGCGCTGGACCTGCGGGCCAACCCGGACAAGGACGCCCGCGGTGTCGCGATCGAGGCCAACCTCGACCGTGGTCGCGGTGCCGTCGCGACGGTGCTCGTGCAGTCCGGCACCCTGCGTGTCGGTGACGGCATCGTCGCCGGTGTGGCCCACGGTCGCGTTCGCGCCATGCTCGACGAGCATGGCAACAACGTGAAGGAGGCGACCCCGTCGCGTCCTGTCCAGGTCACCGGTCTCGCCTCGGTGCCGCGCGCTGGTGACACGTTCATCGTGGCTCCCGACGACCGCACGGCACGCCAGATTGCGGAGAAGCGTGGAGCTGCGGACCGTCAGGCGTCGCTGGCCAAGGCGCGCAAGCGGATCAGCCTGGAGGACCTCAACGACGCGCTTGCGGCGGGCAAGGTCGAGACTCTCAACCTGATCCTCAAGGGCGATGTGTCCGGTTCGGTCGAGGCGCTCGAGGACGCGTTGATGCAGATCGACGTGGGCGACGAGGTCGACCTGCGGATCATCGACCGTGGCGTCGGCTCGATCACGATGAACAACATCAACCTTGCGGTCGCCTCCAGCGCGGTGATCATCGGCTTCAACGTCCGTGCAGAGGGCCAGAACGCCGAGTACGCCGACAAGGAAGGTGTGGAGATCCGCTACTACGGCGTGATCTACCAGGCCATCGAGGAGATCGAGCAGGCTCTGAAGGGCATGCTCAAGCCGGAGTACGAAGAGGTCGAGCTCGGAACGGCGGAGATCCGCGAGATCTTCCGCTCCTCCAAGTTCGGCAACATCGCCGGTTCCATCGTGCGCTCGGGTGAGATCAAGCGCGGCACCAAGGCACGCATCACGCGTGACGGTGTCGTCGTGTCTGAGGGTGTCGAGATCGCTGGTCTGCGCCGGTTCAAGGATGACGTCACCGAGGTCCGCGAGGGCTTCGAGTGCGGTATCAACCTCGGGTCCTACAACGACCTGCAGCTGGGCGACCTCATTGCGACGTACGAGATGCGCGAGAAGCCTCGCGACTGATCGAGGTCCACGTAGCAGCACAAGGCCGCCCCCGGCGTACTCACTGAGTACGCCGGGGGCGGCCTTGTCGTGCCCGTTGCCTACGCTGGCCGGCGTGACGACGGAGACCCGGGCCATGACCGAACCTCTGCTCCACCTGCAGACCGCGGCGGCAGGACGTGCTTCTGAGGGCACGATCGCGTCGATGACCGACCATCTCGCGCTGGAGGCCTCGGTGGGCAGCTATCCCGCCCAGGCCGAGGCTGCACCCGTCCTGGAGCGGGCCTACCGCGACCTCGCTGGTCTGCTCGGAGTCGATGAAGACGGGGTGGCGTTGGTCGGGAGCGCCACTGATGCGCTGCGGACGCTGCTGATGACGTGGCCGCTGCCCAACGGTGCAGCTGTCGGCGTCGTCCCTGCGGAGTGGGGGCCCAATGTGGATGCGTTCATCCATCACGATCTCCGTCCGGTGCTGATGGACGTCGACGACCGCGGGGTCCTGGATCTCGACGCACTTCAGCGAACCCTGCGCAGCTCGCCGCCGGACGTTCTGCACCTCACGCACCTGGCTTCGCACCGCTGTGTGAGTCAACCGGTGGTTGAGGCCATCGCCCTGTGCCGGTCGGCGGGCGTCACGGTCTGGGTCGATGCCGCCCAGTCGCTGGGGCACCTCGA includes these proteins:
- a CDS encoding sulfate adenylyltransferase subunit 1; translated protein: MTVLTERPAPTPDENAPAAAGQLRLVVAGSVDDGKSTLVGRLLHDTKSILADQYDALEHVSRNRGADGFDLALLTDGLRAEREQGITIDVAYRYFATPRRSFVLADTPGHVQYTRNTVTGASTADAAVILVDVRNGVSVQTRRHAAVMSLLRVPHVVFAVNKMDAVEWDQARFDEVVADVRRVAKRVGLDQIEVVPVSALTGEGVAAPGPDWVEGPTLLSLLEQLPARRSLTDEALRFAVQLVLRPRTDDHPDYRGLAGRVGSGTVRVGDEVVAQPSGLRSTVAAIDGPRGEQAEATAGQSVTLRLADELDVARGEVLSSAQDQAGVVRVIEGVLCWLSEDAGRDRQRVLVKVGTRVTRGLIGPVEERWHVDDQRWDRDAAPLELNDIGRVTIQLADPVAVDGYAQHRHTGGFLVIDPDSGVTLAAGMAGGHLGEPQLMI
- the rimP gene encoding ribosome maturation factor RimP gives rise to the protein MSATARAEQVHGDVASAVEPLGLLVEDVAVTPAGKRRLVRVLVDREVTPLLSGDDTTSPVEPLSLDEVADATRAVSDALDASDVMGDQPYVLEVSSPGTDRPLAEPRHFRRNVGRLVELTPTEGESLTGRITAATDREVTLEVPGPKGRPGTTHTVAYADCAQARVQVEFNRASGATETAPDDEKDS
- the nusA gene encoding transcription termination factor NusA, whose amino-acid sequence is MDIDMAALRALEREREIPMDVIVPAIEQALLTAYHREEGTYRAARVELDRKTGHVVVWAREDGEVDDEGIRGEAGPEFDDTPTGFGRVAASTARQVIVQRMRDLEDEAILGDFRGREGDIVAGVIQQSSDPRVVRVDFGTVEGILPSAEQVPGEKYVHGERLRCYVVSVKRGPKGPQIGLSRTHPNLVRKLFALEVPEIADGTVQIAALAREAGHRTKIAVHSKTPGVNAKGACIGPMGSRVRAVMTELHGEKIDIVDYSEDPSEFVAAALSPSRVQSVEVTDPKARAARVTVPDFQLSLAIGKEGQNARLAAKLTGWRIDIRPDTQDTAPAGAAKAPVDGDA
- a CDS encoding YlxR family protein produces the protein MAETGHLHAVRQPPLHASRRTCVGCRRRDDRSALLRVVALVVEGSAAHAVAVVPDTRERLPGRGAWLHPTADCLAEADRRRAFGRALRVNAALDLSRLREWIEQQ
- the infB gene encoding translation initiation factor IF-2; translated protein: MAKVRVHELAKELGVESKELLSYLKEQGEFVKTASSTIEAPVVRKIKENPPPSAKSDAASSAAPAKAAPKPPAKKAAPAPAPKPAAETPALKAAAPAPVTPAAPAPAAPAAPAAAAEPARPTPSKAPAPGPAKPASAAPKPGAKKAAPATPEAPAAAAEAPAAEAPAVEAPSTSAPEAPAARGGDAPRPGGAPRPATPGPRPAAPGPRPGNNPFSSSQGMRREGGGGNPRPGNNPFATSQGMPRPASARGGGGAPGQGGPRPAAPRPAGRPAQGGGGQSGPGGPRPAGGGGAGRPNPGMMPDRAATPRPGERPARPGGGRGGPGGGGGAGGGGFAGRGGFGGRPGGGRGPGGRGGTQGAFGRGGGKVRGRKSKRAKRQEFEQMSAPSPGGVTVPRGNGSTVVRVRRGASLTDFADKIDANPASLVTVLFHLGEMATATQSLDEDTFRLLGSELGYDVQVVSPEDEEKELFSAFNIDLEAELEGEGDEELEARPPVVTVVGHVDHGKTRLLDAIRNADVAEGEAGGITQHIGAYQVHTDHEGVDRAITFIDTPGHEAFTAMRARGAKVTDIAILVVAADDGVMPQTIEALNHMQAADVPIVVAVNKIDVDGANPQKIRQQLTEYNLIAEEYGGETMFVDVSAKQGQNIDALLEAVLLTADAALDLRANPDKDARGVAIEANLDRGRGAVATVLVQSGTLRVGDGIVAGVAHGRVRAMLDEHGNNVKEATPSRPVQVTGLASVPRAGDTFIVAPDDRTARQIAEKRGAADRQASLAKARKRISLEDLNDALAAGKVETLNLILKGDVSGSVEALEDALMQIDVGDEVDLRIIDRGVGSITMNNINLAVASSAVIIGFNVRAEGQNAEYADKEGVEIRYYGVIYQAIEEIEQALKGMLKPEYEEVELGTAEIREIFRSSKFGNIAGSIVRSGEIKRGTKARITRDGVVVSEGVEIAGLRRFKDDVTEVREGFECGINLGSYNDLQLGDLIATYEMREKPRD
- a CDS encoding aminotransferase class V-fold PLP-dependent enzyme — encoded protein: MTTETRAMTEPLLHLQTAAAGRASEGTIASMTDHLALEASVGSYPAQAEAAPVLERAYRDLAGLLGVDEDGVALVGSATDALRTLLMTWPLPNGAAVGVVPAEWGPNVDAFIHHDLRPVLMDVDDRGVLDLDALQRTLRSSPPDVLHLTHLASHRCVSQPVVEAIALCRSAGVTVWVDAAQSLGHLDTAFGADAAYAPGRKWLAGPRGLGILAVRASARDQLTPFRTRTDADLSTIEALRKGERPVAAQVGLAHAVREHVQAGPSERRAALAAAGARLRQVMRDVPGWAVADPLDAVGAIVGLRPTDGQDVEAVQRRLARDHRILVTACLPWRSAEISEPLLRLAPAAALTADEMGCLTSGLG